From the genome of Geobacter sp. SVR, one region includes:
- a CDS encoding cytochrome c3 family protein: MSTARSMMYGLTLLVLTLFPIPRNAAAETVCIQCHTAQTGRGLKPVKPWQESIHAENGISCHHCHGGDAADAANAMDPARGFLGAPKETAIPDFCGRCHIGIKSDYLKSAHGHALGKGGPTCVTCHGSHGIKKAALELINEKTCTQCHSFERARVIRTAMEQTEHSLTTLTKRLDAFKAKGVDTDALEKRLFAERNRYHTLFHEVNTAKVKAESGLIAGELDKLKTALDKIDEKFKKRKMAGAAAVGAALLAAVLFHLLRKTYS; this comes from the coding sequence ATGAGCACTGCACGGAGCATGATGTACGGTCTGACCCTCCTGGTGCTGACACTGTTCCCGATCCCGCGTAATGCTGCGGCGGAAACGGTCTGCATCCAATGCCACACCGCCCAGACCGGGCGGGGACTCAAGCCGGTCAAGCCTTGGCAGGAAAGCATTCATGCCGAAAACGGCATCTCCTGTCACCACTGTCACGGTGGCGATGCCGCCGATGCCGCCAATGCCATGGATCCTGCCCGAGGTTTCCTGGGGGCTCCCAAGGAAACCGCCATCCCCGACTTCTGCGGACGCTGCCATATCGGCATCAAGTCCGATTACCTGAAAAGCGCCCACGGCCACGCCCTGGGCAAGGGGGGACCGACCTGCGTCACCTGCCACGGCAGCCACGGCATCAAAAAGGCGGCATTGGAGTTGATCAACGAAAAGACCTGCACGCAATGCCACAGTTTTGAGCGCGCCCGCGTCATCCGTACCGCCATGGAACAGACCGAGCATTCATTGACTACGCTTACCAAACGTCTGGATGCCTTCAAAGCCAAAGGTGTCGATACCGACGCCCTGGAAAAGCGGCTTTTTGCCGAACGCAACCGCTACCATACCCTCTTCCACGAGGTGAATACCGCCAAGGTCAAGGCAGAATCGGGCCTGATCGCCGGAGAGCTGGACAAGCTCAAGACGGCCCTGGACAAAATCGACGAGAAGTTCAAAAAGCGCAAAATGGCCGGCGCAGCGGCGGTGGGGGCGGCCCTGCTGGCGGCGGTGCTGTTTCACCTGCTGCGTAAAACCTACTCGTAG
- a CDS encoding DUF1059 domain-containing protein yields the protein MSKVLECSKVDPTSGCNYIVRGDTEEDILRNAAVHAKEHGIHEVTPELMERVKANIHEE from the coding sequence ATGTCAAAGGTTCTTGAATGTTCAAAGGTTGACCCGACCAGCGGCTGCAACTATATCGTCCGTGGCGACACGGAAGAAGATATCCTCCGGAATGCTGCGGTTCATGCCAAGGAACACGGCATACACGAGGTGACGCCGGAATTGATGGAACGGGTCAAAGCGAATATCCACGAGGAGTAA
- a CDS encoding FAD-binding oxidoreductase yields the protein MTSVEIKRRDGDRITLDAGTLESFAGRLRGKLLGPADPDYDEARAVWNAMIDRKPALIAVCRGVADVMAAVGFAREHGLLLSIRGGGHNVSGSAIAEGGLVIDLSRMRSVQVSPEQRLARVEGGARLGDLDHETSAFGLATPVGLVSETGVAGLTLHGGAGWLLRKHGLSIDNLHAFEIVTADGQLLRATRDQHPDLFWALRGGGGNFGVVTAFEFHLHPVGPQVWMSVPIYPLEQAQEVVAACHDYMAEAPEELMVLGVFWNAPVPQYRGKPVIILLGCYTGPGEQGTDHCPSAHHRTADCGPE from the coding sequence ATGACTTCCGTGGAGATCAAGAGGCGGGATGGTGACAGGATCACTCTGGATGCCGGCACCCTCGAGTCCTTTGCCGGACGCTTGCGCGGAAAGCTTCTGGGGCCGGCCGACCCGGACTATGACGAAGCGCGCGCGGTCTGGAATGCAATGATCGACAGGAAACCGGCGCTGATAGCCGTGTGCCGGGGTGTGGCCGATGTGATGGCTGCGGTCGGTTTCGCCCGCGAACACGGCCTGCTGCTGTCGATTCGCGGCGGCGGGCACAATGTCTCGGGCTCGGCCATTGCCGAAGGGGGATTGGTGATCGATCTCTCCCGCATGCGCAGTGTACAGGTGTCACCGGAGCAGCGGCTGGCCCGCGTGGAAGGGGGGGCGCGGCTGGGCGATCTCGATCACGAAACGTCCGCTTTCGGGCTCGCCACGCCGGTCGGTTTGGTTTCGGAAACCGGCGTGGCCGGGCTGACGCTGCATGGCGGCGCTGGCTGGCTGTTGCGCAAGCACGGCCTTTCCATCGACAATCTGCATGCCTTCGAGATCGTGACGGCCGACGGGCAGCTCTTGCGGGCCACCAGGGACCAGCATCCCGACCTGTTCTGGGCCTTGCGGGGGGGCGGCGGCAATTTTGGCGTGGTAACCGCCTTCGAATTCCATCTGCATCCGGTCGGCCCGCAGGTCTGGATGAGCGTGCCGATCTATCCGCTGGAACAGGCCCAGGAGGTGGTGGCAGCCTGCCACGACTACATGGCCGAGGCCCCGGAGGAGCTGATGGTGCTGGGGGTGTTCTGGAACGCCCCGGTGCCGCAGTACCGCGGCAAACCGGTGATCATTCTGCTGGGATGCTACACCGGTCCCGGCGAGCAGGGAACGGATCATTGCCCCTCTGCGCACCATCGGACAGCCGATTGCGGACCTGAGTGA
- a CDS encoding BBE domain-containing protein: MSWTEAQTFLDRDYPAGLFYYWKSIYLNRLDQEVIGILADHAARRPSSESSLDIWFLGGATARVPTTETAFAQRHPPYMIGIEANWHDRETSKVNIEWARAVYRDLLPFSDGGSYLNFPGFVEDRQALLRGAYGENLHRLERVKAQYDPHNLFPGLLSISAR, from the coding sequence ATGAGTTGGACCGAGGCCCAGACGTTCCTCGACCGGGACTACCCGGCGGGACTCTTCTATTACTGGAAGTCCATCTACCTGAACCGTCTCGACCAGGAGGTGATCGGCATCCTGGCAGACCATGCCGCCAGGCGTCCGTCGTCCGAATCGTCCCTCGACATCTGGTTCCTGGGAGGTGCCACTGCCCGGGTGCCGACGACGGAAACCGCTTTCGCGCAGCGACACCCCCCTTACATGATCGGCATCGAGGCCAACTGGCACGACCGGGAAACCAGCAAAGTCAATATCGAGTGGGCACGGGCCGTGTACCGGGACCTGCTCCCCTTCTCAGACGGCGGCAGCTATCTCAACTTTCCCGGATTCGTGGAGGACAGGCAGGCCCTGCTGCGGGGTGCCTACGGCGAAAACCTGCACCGGCTGGAACGGGTCAAGGCGCAGTACGACCCGCACAACCTCTTTCCAGGCCTGTTGAGTATCTCCGCACGATGA
- a CDS encoding pyridoxamine 5'-phosphate oxidase family protein, translating into MIPEKLLEVLKHDGVVAIATLGQDGPHMVNTWNSYIKVTDDGRLLIPVGYMHRTEANIAYNNNVLITAGSSKVAGKLGPGTGFLIKGTAAFITSGPDFDGLKARFPWARAVLGVTVASAEQTL; encoded by the coding sequence ATGATTCCGGAGAAACTGCTGGAGGTGCTGAAACACGACGGGGTGGTGGCCATTGCAACCCTGGGACAGGATGGACCGCACATGGTCAATACCTGGAACAGTTACATAAAGGTCACTGACGATGGGCGTCTGCTGATTCCGGTCGGTTACATGCACCGGACCGAGGCGAATATTGCCTACAACAACAACGTGCTGATCACTGCGGGGAGCAGTAAGGTGGCCGGCAAGCTCGGCCCTGGCACCGGTTTCCTGATCAAGGGAACGGCAGCCTTTATCACCTCCGGCCCGGATTTCGATGGGCTCAAGGCCAGATTCCCCTGGGCCAGGGCAGTTCTGGGCGTTACCGTCGCTTCGGCCGAGCAAACCCTGTAG